The following DNA comes from Tunturibacter psychrotolerans.
TCCGCAGGACGGGCCGGAGGAGATGAAGAAGCAGGCGGAGCGGCTTGGGTTTCGTTTTCCTTACCTGTATGACGAGACGCAGGAGGTGGCGCGGGCCTATGACGCAGCTTGTACGCCGGACTTCTTTTTGTTCGATGCGGGAATGGCGCTGGTGTACCGCGGCCAGCTGGATGATAGCCGGCCACGAAGAGGCGACTCGGGCAACGATATTCCTGTGACGGGCAAGGATCTGCGGGCTGCGATGGATGCGGTGATCGCAGGCAAGCGGCCGGATACGAATCAACGGTTCGCTGTTGGGTGCAATATCAAGTGGAAAGAATAGACTGACGATTTGTGAAGGAGAGAGCTAATGGATGCTGTACTAGAAGAGCTGAAGGCAGGAGTTCGGCGGTTTCGGACTGAGGTCTACCCGGAACATGAGCAGGCCTATGTGAAGGCGGCCAGCGTACCCCAGACACCGCACGCGCTGATTGTGACGTGCGCCGACTCGCGAATTGATCCTGAATTGATTACACAATCGCGGCCGGGAGATGTATTTGTAACACGAAATGTCGGGAACCTGGTGCCGGCGTATGGCGAGATGCTGGGCGGCGTGAGCGCGGTGATTGAATATGCCGTTTCGGCGCTGAAGGTACAGCATGTCGTGATATGCGGACACTCGGATTGCGGAGCGATGAAAGGTCTGCTGAACCCGGAGTCTCTCGAGAAGTTGCCGACGGTGAAGAGCTGGCTAAAGAATGCACATGCTGCGTTGAGCGTGGCAAACTCGCTGACGGAGACCGACGAGAATAAGGAGGAGCGGCTTCGGCGGCTGACGGAGGAGAATGTACTGCTGCAGATGCAGCATCTGCGGACGCATCCGTCGGTCGCGGGTGCGATGGCGCGTGAGGAACTAACGATCTCCGGATGGGTGTACGACATTGGTAAGGGCGAGGTGAGGATCTCGGAGGATGGCGGCCGGGTGTTTGTGCCTGTGACGATTAAGGGCGAGAGCGCATGATCGTTCCGAGCGGGCGACAGCTGGTGCCGATGCTGAAGTATGTGGG
Coding sequences within:
- a CDS encoding thioredoxin family protein, whose product is MSKTQSTMVALGSTAPAFELVDVVSGKAVGRDDVFATASEDARADAANCSATGCHGMLVMFLCVHCPYVKHVEEELARIGKDYEGRIAIAAISSNDVVAYPQDGPEEMKKQAERLGFRFPYLYDETQEVARAYDAACTPDFFLFDAGMALVYRGQLDDSRPRRGDSGNDIPVTGKDLRAAMDAVIAGKRPDTNQRFAVGCNIKWKE
- a CDS encoding carbonic anhydrase — encoded protein: MDAVLEELKAGVRRFRTEVYPEHEQAYVKAASVPQTPHALIVTCADSRIDPELITQSRPGDVFVTRNVGNLVPAYGEMLGGVSAVIEYAVSALKVQHVVICGHSDCGAMKGLLNPESLEKLPTVKSWLKNAHAALSVANSLTETDENKEERLRRLTEENVLLQMQHLRTHPSVAGAMAREELTISGWVYDIGKGEVRISEDGGRVFVPVTIKGESA